In a single window of the Bradyrhizobium sp. ORS 285 genome:
- a CDS encoding ABC transporter substrate-binding protein, whose translation MNRYHLLVAVCASALLASPSAFAKTLVFCSEGSPENFYPGVNTTGTSFDGNEPIYNRIVEFERGGTQVVPGLAESWTISPDGTTYTFNLRKGVKWHSSKSFKPTRDFNADDILFSIERQWKEDNPYFKVTSPNHSYFGDMAMPKLLKSVEKTDDYTIKITLNQPEAPFLADLAMPFAAIQSKEYADAMLKAGTPEKIDQDPIGTGPFYLVQYQKDAVIRYKAFPQYWGGKAKIDDLVYAITPDSSVRWAKLQKGECDVMPYPNPADIDAIRKDPNVTVLEQPGLNVGYLSFNTQKKPFDDVRVRKAISMAINKKAIIDAVYLSTGIAAKNPIPPSMWSYNDAVKDDPYDPEAAKKLLAEAGFPNGVETDLWAMPVQRPYNPNAKRVAELMQADLAKIGVKAEIKSYEWGEYRKRLQAGEHQMGMLGWTGDNGDPDNFLHTLLGCASAQTASGSNIAKFCYKPFDDLVVKAKTVSDQAERTKLYGEAQVIFKEQAPWFTIAHAVQLKPVSKRVIDFKLSPFGRHSFYGVDVKD comes from the coding sequence GTGAACAGATATCACCTGCTCGTTGCCGTCTGCGCATCGGCGCTGCTGGCAAGTCCGTCCGCTTTTGCGAAGACACTTGTGTTCTGCTCAGAGGGCAGCCCGGAGAACTTCTATCCCGGCGTCAATACGACCGGAACATCGTTCGATGGCAATGAGCCGATCTACAACCGTATCGTCGAGTTCGAGCGCGGCGGCACCCAGGTGGTTCCGGGCCTCGCCGAAAGCTGGACCATCTCCCCGGACGGCACCACCTACACCTTCAATCTGCGCAAGGGCGTGAAGTGGCACAGCTCGAAATCGTTCAAGCCGACGCGCGACTTCAACGCTGACGACATTCTGTTCTCGATCGAACGCCAGTGGAAGGAGGACAATCCCTATTTCAAGGTGACCAGTCCGAACCATTCCTATTTCGGCGACATGGCGATGCCGAAACTGCTGAAATCGGTCGAGAAGACCGACGACTACACGATCAAGATCACCCTCAATCAGCCGGAAGCTCCGTTCCTCGCCGATCTCGCGATGCCGTTCGCGGCGATCCAGTCGAAGGAATATGCGGATGCGATGCTGAAGGCCGGCACGCCCGAGAAGATCGATCAGGATCCGATCGGCACCGGTCCGTTCTATCTGGTCCAGTATCAGAAGGACGCCGTGATCCGCTACAAGGCGTTCCCGCAATATTGGGGCGGCAAGGCCAAGATCGACGACCTCGTCTATGCGATCACGCCGGATTCCTCGGTGCGCTGGGCCAAGCTGCAGAAGGGCGAATGCGATGTGATGCCCTATCCCAATCCGGCTGACATCGACGCAATCCGCAAGGATCCCAACGTCACGGTGCTGGAGCAGCCCGGTCTCAATGTCGGCTATCTCTCCTTCAACACTCAGAAGAAGCCGTTCGACGACGTGCGCGTTCGCAAGGCGATCAGCATGGCGATCAACAAGAAGGCGATCATCGACGCCGTCTATCTGTCGACCGGCATCGCGGCCAAGAACCCGATCCCGCCGTCGATGTGGTCCTACAACGATGCCGTCAAGGACGATCCCTATGATCCCGAGGCAGCCAAGAAGCTGCTCGCCGAAGCCGGATTTCCGAACGGCGTGGAGACCGATCTGTGGGCCATGCCGGTGCAGCGGCCCTACAATCCGAACGCCAAGCGCGTTGCCGAGCTGATGCAGGCCGACCTCGCCAAGATCGGCGTCAAGGCCGAGATCAAGTCGTACGAATGGGGTGAATACCGCAAGCGGCTGCAGGCCGGCGAGCACCAGATGGGCATGCTCGGTTGGACCGGCGACAATGGCGATCCCGACAACTTCCTGCACACCCTGCTGGGCTGCGCTTCGGCCCAAACGGCATCGGGATCGAACATCGCCAAGTTCTGCTACAAGCCGTTCGACGATCTGGTCGTAAAGGCCAAGACGGTCAGCGACCAGGCCGAGCGGACCAAGCTGTATGGCGAGGCTCAGGTGATCTTCAAGGAGCAGGCGCCCTGGTTCACCATCGCCCATGCTGTGCAGCTCAAGCCCGTCAGCAAGCGCGTGATCGACTTCAAGCTGTCGCCGTTCGGCCGCCACAGCTTTTACGGCGTCGACGTCAAGGACTAG
- a CDS encoding ABC transporter permease subunit, with protein MSSESIETRVAAARAGAPPSPLMEFWLDFRKNAGAVMGLLVIAILVLLALFADVVAPHSPVLTNNAAFLKPPFWQQGGSLTYPLGTDAIGRDILSRLIHGSRLSLLIGIAVVALSVISGTILGLVAGFLRGTTEITIMRLMDITLTLPSLLLAIVIVAILGPGLMNAMLAVAIVLLPHYVRIARAAVISEVSKDYVTAAKVAGAGRLRLMFKEVLPNCAAPLIVQATLGISTAILDAAALGFLGLGAQPPSPEWGTMLADAREFVLRAWWVVTLPGLAILLTVLAFNLLGDGLRDALDPKLKR; from the coding sequence ATGAGTAGCGAGAGCATCGAGACCCGTGTCGCCGCAGCTCGGGCCGGCGCCCCGCCGTCGCCGCTGATGGAATTCTGGCTGGATTTCAGGAAGAACGCCGGCGCGGTCATGGGCCTCCTCGTGATCGCGATCCTGGTCCTGCTGGCGCTGTTTGCCGATGTCGTGGCGCCGCATTCGCCGGTGCTGACCAACAACGCGGCGTTCCTGAAGCCGCCGTTCTGGCAACAGGGCGGGTCGCTCACCTACCCGCTCGGCACCGATGCGATCGGCCGCGATATTCTGTCCCGCCTCATCCACGGCTCCCGGCTGTCGCTGCTGATCGGGATCGCGGTGGTGGCGCTGTCGGTGATCTCCGGAACGATCCTCGGCCTGGTCGCGGGCTTTCTTCGCGGCACGACCGAGATCACCATCATGCGCCTGATGGACATCACCCTGACCTTGCCGAGCCTGCTGCTGGCGATCGTGATCGTTGCGATCCTTGGGCCCGGCCTCATGAATGCCATGCTGGCGGTCGCGATCGTGCTGCTGCCGCATTATGTACGGATCGCGCGCGCCGCCGTCATCAGTGAGGTCTCCAAGGACTACGTCACCGCGGCCAAGGTCGCGGGCGCCGGCCGGCTGCGGTTGATGTTCAAGGAGGTGCTGCCGAATTGCGCGGCGCCGCTGATCGTGCAGGCGACGCTCGGCATTTCCACCGCGATCCTGGACGCGGCCGCGCTCGGCTTTCTCGGTCTCGGCGCCCAGCCGCCATCGCCGGAATGGGGGACCATGTTGGCGGACGCTCGCGAATTCGTGCTGCGGGCCTGGTGGGTCGTCACCCTGCCGGGCCTCGCAATCCTGCTGACCGTGCTCGCCTTCAACCTGCTCGGCGACGGGCTGCGCGACGCGCTCGACCCGAAGCTCAAACGATGA
- a CDS encoding BMP family ABC transporter substrate-binding protein, producing the protein MIKRLLGAAAALVLAGSIAGVAHAADKLKVGFIYLGPIGDLGWTYQHELGRQALVKELGDKIETTYLENVPEGPDSERAIEQLVRAGNKLIFTTSFGYMDPTLKVAKKYPNVHFEHATGYKRDKNMSTYSGRWYQGRYIQGQIAAKMSKAGVLGYIGSFPIPEVVSGINATMLGAQSVNPNIKVKIIWVNTWFDPGKEADAAKALLDQGADIIMQHTDSPAAMQVAAERGKLAFGQDSEMIKFGPKAQLTSILDTWGPYYIARVKAELDGTWKSEDTWGGLDSKMFEMAPYTNMPDDVKKMAEETQAAITSGKLHPFKCPVVGQDGKEVECKGGDHLADGQILGMNFYVKDVDDKLPGK; encoded by the coding sequence ATGATAAAAAGGCTTCTGGGCGCGGCCGCCGCGCTGGTGCTGGCGGGGAGCATCGCCGGCGTGGCGCATGCCGCCGACAAGCTGAAGGTCGGCTTCATCTATCTCGGCCCAATCGGCGATCTCGGCTGGACCTATCAGCACGAGCTCGGCCGCCAGGCGCTGGTCAAGGAGCTCGGCGACAAGATCGAGACCACCTATCTCGAGAACGTGCCGGAGGGTCCGGACTCCGAGCGCGCCATCGAGCAACTCGTCCGCGCCGGCAACAAGCTGATCTTCACGACGTCTTTCGGCTACATGGACCCGACGCTGAAGGTGGCCAAGAAGTATCCGAACGTGCATTTCGAGCACGCCACCGGCTACAAGCGCGACAAGAACATGTCGACCTATTCGGGCCGCTGGTACCAGGGCCGCTACATCCAGGGCCAGATCGCGGCCAAGATGTCGAAGGCCGGCGTGCTCGGCTATATCGGCTCGTTCCCGATCCCCGAGGTCGTCTCCGGCATCAACGCCACCATGTTGGGCGCGCAGTCGGTCAATCCGAACATCAAGGTCAAGATCATCTGGGTCAACACCTGGTTCGACCCGGGCAAGGAGGCCGACGCCGCCAAGGCGCTGCTCGATCAGGGCGCTGATATCATCATGCAGCACACGGACAGCCCGGCGGCGATGCAGGTCGCGGCCGAGCGCGGCAAGCTCGCCTTCGGCCAGGATTCCGAGATGATCAAGTTCGGCCCGAAGGCACAGCTGACCTCGATCCTCGACACCTGGGGCCCCTACTACATCGCCCGCGTCAAGGCCGAGCTCGACGGCACCTGGAAGTCCGAGGACACCTGGGGCGGCCTCGACTCCAAGATGTTCGAGATGGCGCCCTACACCAACATGCCCGACGACGTGAAAAAGATGGCCGAGGAGACCCAGGCCGCGATCACCTCGGGCAAGCTGCATCCGTTCAAATGCCCGGTCGTCGGGCAGGACGGCAAGGAGGTCGAGTGCAAGGGCGGCGACCACCTCGCCGACGGCCAGATCCTCGGCATGAACTTCTACGTCAAGGACGTCGACGACAAGCTGCCGGGCAAGTAA
- a CDS encoding ABC transporter permease, whose amino-acid sequence MQLVLEKRAERSRTIALVSPLIAIGLTLVTMSVLFAMLGKNPITALGVYFIAPLTDGYSLQEIAVKATPLVMIAIGLSLCYLANAWNIGAEGQFLVGAVAGSWIAVTTQGTDAGHWVLPAMLVAGAVAGALYALIPALCRVKFGASEILTSLMLVYVADLLLDYLVRGPWRDPAGFNFPTTAEFDPVATVPVLIEGGRLHLGSIIALAVVACAFVLLDRTIKGFEIRVVGVAPRAARFGGFNANQLILLTFAVSGALAGLAGIIEVAGPIGHLQPGISPGYGFTAIIVAFLGRLNPVGILIAGLFLALTFIGGEQAQITMKIPLDVTKVFQGILLFYVLACDSLILYRFKLVSAARQVQSAAR is encoded by the coding sequence ATGCAGTTGGTGCTTGAAAAGCGCGCCGAACGCTCGCGCACCATCGCCCTGGTATCGCCGCTGATCGCGATCGGGTTGACGCTCGTTACCATGAGCGTGCTGTTCGCAATGCTCGGCAAGAACCCGATCACCGCGCTCGGCGTCTACTTCATCGCGCCGCTGACCGACGGCTATTCGCTGCAGGAGATCGCGGTGAAGGCGACGCCGCTGGTGATGATCGCTATCGGATTGTCGCTGTGCTACCTCGCCAATGCCTGGAACATCGGCGCCGAGGGCCAGTTCCTGGTCGGCGCAGTCGCCGGCAGCTGGATTGCGGTGACGACGCAGGGCACTGACGCCGGTCATTGGGTGCTCCCGGCCATGCTGGTCGCGGGCGCCGTCGCCGGCGCGCTCTATGCGCTGATCCCGGCATTGTGCCGGGTGAAGTTCGGCGCCAGCGAGATCCTCACCAGCCTGATGCTGGTCTATGTCGCCGACCTCCTGCTCGACTATCTCGTTCGCGGCCCCTGGCGCGATCCGGCCGGCTTCAATTTCCCGACCACCGCGGAGTTCGATCCGGTCGCGACCGTGCCGGTGCTGATCGAGGGCGGCCGGCTGCATCTCGGCAGCATCATCGCGCTCGCCGTCGTCGCCTGTGCCTTCGTGCTGCTCGACCGCACCATAAAGGGTTTCGAGATCCGCGTCGTCGGCGTCGCGCCGCGCGCAGCGCGCTTCGGCGGCTTCAACGCCAATCAGCTCATTCTCCTGACCTTCGCGGTCTCCGGCGCGTTGGCCGGCCTCGCGGGGATCATCGAGGTCGCCGGGCCGATCGGGCATCTGCAGCCGGGCATCTCCCCCGGCTATGGCTTCACGGCGATCATCGTGGCCTTCCTCGGCCGGCTGAACCCGGTTGGAATACTCATTGCAGGGCTGTTCCTCGCCTTGACGTTCATCGGTGGAGAGCAGGCGCAGATCACGATGAAGATTCCGCTCGACGTCACCAAGGTGTTCCAGGGCATCCTGCTGTTCTACGTGCTCGCCTGCGACTCACTCATCCTCTACCGGTTCAAGCTCGTCTCCGCCGCGCGGCAGGTGCAAAGTGCTGCTCGTTGA
- a CDS encoding ABC transporter ATP-binding protein yields MPLLEIENLSVAFPSRNGMVRAVDGVSLTLDAGEVLGIVGESGSGKSVGMLALMGLVPHPGRVQADKLLFEGRDLQRLSDRERRALTGKDVAMIFQEPTTSLNPSFTIGYQLAESLRIHEGMDRKAARRRVIELLEQVGIPAAESRLSAYPHQLSGGMNQRVMIAMAIACNPKLLIADEPTTALDVTIQAQILDLLLSLQRDRGMALILITHNMGVVADTTERVAVMYAGQIMEQRPTESLLAAPQHPYTAALLAARPEVSDGGRLATIPGVVPGVYDRPRGCLFSPRCAYATPVSDDIRPELRPWRDGLIRCHYPLGDPTREQRLAADRGRAGARAHEASS; encoded by the coding sequence ATGCCGCTTCTCGAGATCGAAAATCTGTCGGTCGCCTTCCCGTCGCGCAACGGCATGGTGCGGGCCGTCGACGGCGTCAGCCTCACGCTCGACGCAGGCGAGGTGCTCGGTATCGTTGGCGAGTCCGGGTCCGGCAAGAGCGTCGGTATGCTCGCTCTCATGGGGCTCGTTCCTCATCCCGGACGCGTCCAGGCCGACAAGCTGCTGTTCGAGGGGCGCGACCTGCAGCGCCTGTCCGACCGCGAGCGGCGCGCGCTGACCGGCAAGGACGTCGCGATGATCTTCCAGGAGCCGACGACCTCGCTCAATCCCTCCTTCACCATCGGCTATCAACTGGCCGAGAGCTTGCGGATCCATGAGGGAATGGACCGCAAGGCGGCACGGCGGCGCGTGATCGAGCTCTTGGAGCAGGTCGGCATTCCCGCCGCGGAAAGCCGGTTGTCGGCCTATCCGCACCAATTGTCGGGCGGCATGAACCAGCGCGTCATGATCGCGATGGCGATTGCCTGCAATCCCAAACTCCTGATCGCCGACGAGCCGACGACGGCACTCGACGTCACCATCCAGGCGCAGATACTCGATCTCCTGCTGTCGCTGCAGCGCGACCGCGGCATGGCGCTGATCCTCATCACCCACAACATGGGCGTGGTCGCGGACACGACCGAGCGGGTCGCCGTGATGTATGCGGGCCAGATCATGGAGCAGCGTCCGACCGAGAGCCTGCTCGCAGCCCCCCAGCATCCCTACACGGCCGCCTTGCTGGCTGCGCGCCCAGAGGTGAGCGACGGCGGGCGTCTCGCCACCATTCCCGGCGTGGTGCCCGGCGTCTACGATCGGCCGCGCGGCTGTCTGTTCAGCCCGCGTTGCGCCTATGCGACGCCGGTGAGCGACGACATCCGTCCCGAGCTGCGCCCCTGGCGCGATGGTCTGATCCGTTGCCATTATCCGCTCGGTGATCCCACGCGGGAGCAGCGCCTCGCAGCCGATCGCGGTCGTGCCGGTGCTCGCGCGCACGAGGCTTCGTCATGA
- a CDS encoding ABC transporter permease has product MLLVEAIILSVLAASTPLLLAATGELVTERAGVLNLGVEGMMIVGAACGFAGAWMSGSIIIGALCGIIAGMLMSLIFAVMTLGLAVNQVATGLALTILGIGLSGLIGARFVGERITTAPKLAIPGLTDIPLVGRILFGEDAFVYLSLILIVAVWWFLYRTRAGLVLRACGDNHVSAHALGYPVLRIRLLAVLFGGGCAGLAGAYLPLAYTPFFIPGMTAGRGWIALALVVFASWRPGRLVIGAYLFGAVTILQLHAQGAGVGIPSQFMSALPYLATVIVLVLLSRARTGGSTAPAALGTVFVPDR; this is encoded by the coding sequence GTGCTGCTCGTTGAAGCCATCATCCTCTCGGTGCTCGCCGCATCGACGCCGCTGCTGCTGGCCGCAACCGGCGAGTTGGTGACCGAGCGCGCCGGCGTCCTCAACCTTGGCGTCGAGGGCATGATGATCGTCGGCGCCGCCTGCGGCTTCGCGGGCGCGTGGATGTCCGGATCGATCATCATCGGCGCGCTCTGCGGCATCATCGCCGGCATGCTGATGTCGCTGATCTTCGCGGTCATGACGCTCGGCCTTGCCGTCAACCAGGTGGCGACCGGCCTCGCGCTGACCATCCTCGGCATCGGCCTGTCCGGACTGATCGGCGCGCGCTTCGTCGGCGAACGCATCACCACCGCGCCCAAGCTCGCCATTCCCGGTCTGACCGATATTCCCTTGGTCGGCCGCATCCTGTTCGGCGAGGACGCCTTCGTCTATCTGTCGCTCATCTTGATCGTCGCCGTCTGGTGGTTCCTCTACCGCACGCGCGCCGGCCTCGTGCTGCGCGCCTGCGGCGACAACCACGTCTCCGCGCATGCGCTCGGCTATCCGGTGCTGCGTATCCGCCTGCTCGCCGTGCTGTTCGGCGGCGGCTGCGCCGGACTGGCCGGCGCCTATCTGCCGCTCGCCTACACGCCGTTCTTCATTCCCGGCATGACCGCCGGCCGCGGTTGGATCGCGCTGGCGCTGGTCGTGTTCGCGTCCTGGCGGCCGGGCCGGCTCGTCATCGGCGCCTATCTGTTCGGCGCGGTGACGATCCTGCAGCTGCATGCGCAAGGCGCGGGCGTCGGCATTCCCTCGCAATTCATGTCGGCGCTGCCTTACCTCGCGACCGTGATCGTGCTGGTGCTGCTGTCGCGCGCCCGCACCGGCGGCTCGACCGCGCCGGCGGCGCTGGGCACGGTGTTCGTGCCGGATCGCTAG
- a CDS encoding ABC transporter permease subunit — protein sequence MLRFALTRLSLVVPTFIGLTLLVFVLIRLIPGDPIETMAGERGIDPARLAQLRKDYGFDQPVLVQYGFYLARLVHGDLGRSIVTHEPVISEFQSLFPATVELSVCAILFALCIGLPAGIIAAVRRNSIFDHGVMGISLTGYSMPIFWWGLLLILLFSVQLGWTPVSGRIAVQYFIEPVTGFLLIDTLLDGDVGAFRSALSHLVLPTIVLGTVPLAVIARMTRSAMLEVLGEDYIRTARAKGLPRFRVIAIHALRNALIPVVTVIGLQVGVLFTGAILTETIFSWPGVGKWLIEGINRRDYPVLQGGTLLIGAIVMTVNLLVDIAYGLINPRIRYSR from the coding sequence ATGCTTCGATTTGCTTTGACCCGCCTGAGTCTCGTGGTTCCGACCTTCATCGGCCTCACTCTGCTCGTGTTCGTGCTGATCCGCCTGATCCCGGGCGATCCGATCGAGACCATGGCCGGCGAACGCGGCATTGATCCGGCGCGTCTGGCGCAGCTGCGCAAGGATTACGGCTTCGATCAGCCGGTGCTGGTGCAATACGGCTTCTATCTGGCGCGGCTGGTGCACGGCGATCTCGGGCGCTCGATCGTCACCCATGAGCCGGTCATCTCGGAATTCCAGAGCCTGTTCCCCGCCACGGTCGAACTGTCGGTCTGCGCCATCCTGTTTGCGCTCTGCATCGGGCTGCCGGCCGGCATCATTGCCGCCGTCCGGCGCAACTCGATCTTCGACCACGGCGTGATGGGGATCTCGCTGACCGGCTACTCGATGCCGATCTTCTGGTGGGGCCTGCTGCTGATCCTGCTGTTCTCGGTTCAGCTCGGATGGACGCCGGTGTCGGGCCGGATCGCGGTGCAATATTTCATCGAGCCGGTCACCGGCTTCCTGCTGATCGATACGCTGCTGGACGGCGATGTCGGCGCGTTCAGGTCGGCGCTGTCGCATCTCGTATTGCCGACGATCGTGCTCGGCACGGTGCCGCTCGCGGTGATCGCGCGCATGACGCGGTCGGCCATGCTGGAGGTGCTGGGCGAGGACTATATCCGCACCGCTCGCGCCAAGGGCCTGCCGCGCTTCCGCGTGATCGCGATCCACGCACTTCGCAATGCCCTGATCCCGGTTGTGACCGTCATCGGGCTGCAGGTCGGCGTGCTGTTCACTGGCGCCATCCTGACCGAGACGATCTTTTCCTGGCCGGGTGTCGGCAAATGGCTGATCGAGGGCATCAACCGTCGCGACTATCCGGTGCTTCAAGGCGGCACGCTGCTGATCGGGGCGATCGTCATGACGGTCAATCTGCTGGTTGATATTGCCTACGGGCTGATCAATCCGCGCATCCGGTACTCGCGATGA
- a CDS encoding peptide ABC transporter ATP-binding protein has product MTALVTARDLKQSYQVKQGLFRAPAHLQAVGGVSFAVDAGKTLAIVGESGCGKSTLARLVTLIEKPTAGTLTLDGLDAVNPPAGAAQTLRRTVQIVFQNPYGSLNPRKRVGAILEEPLIINTSLSRGERRAQALDMMAKVGLRPEQYGRYPHMFSGGQRQRIAIARALMLRPKLLVADEPVSALDMSVQAQVLNLFADLQRELGLAYLFISHDLGVVRHIADDVLIMYLGLVMEHGPKERIFARPLHPYAQALVDATPGLGRKRQRIVPKGELPSPLNPPAGCVFSTRCPHVTDLCRTQRPALRPIDGRLVACHYAERFLETQGT; this is encoded by the coding sequence ATGACTGCGCTCGTCACCGCCCGCGATCTCAAGCAGAGCTACCAGGTCAAGCAGGGCCTGTTCCGCGCGCCGGCGCATCTGCAGGCGGTCGGCGGCGTCTCGTTCGCAGTCGATGCCGGCAAGACGCTGGCGATCGTCGGCGAATCCGGTTGCGGAAAGTCGACCCTCGCCAGACTCGTCACGCTGATCGAGAAGCCGACAGCCGGCACGCTCACGCTTGACGGACTCGACGCCGTCAATCCGCCCGCCGGCGCGGCGCAGACTTTGCGTCGCACCGTGCAGATCGTCTTCCAGAATCCCTATGGCTCGCTCAACCCGCGCAAGCGCGTCGGCGCCATTCTCGAAGAGCCACTGATCATCAATACCAGTCTGAGCCGCGGCGAACGGCGGGCCCAGGCGCTCGACATGATGGCCAAGGTCGGGCTGCGTCCGGAGCAGTATGGACGCTATCCGCACATGTTCTCCGGAGGACAGCGGCAGCGCATCGCGATCGCCCGCGCCCTGATGCTGCGGCCGAAGCTCCTGGTCGCCGACGAGCCGGTCTCTGCGCTCGACATGTCGGTGCAGGCACAGGTGCTCAACCTGTTCGCAGACCTGCAGCGTGAGCTCGGCCTCGCCTACCTCTTCATCTCGCACGATCTCGGCGTGGTCAGGCACATCGCCGACGACGTGCTGATCATGTATCTCGGCCTGGTGATGGAGCACGGGCCGAAGGAACGAATCTTCGCAAGGCCGCTGCACCCCTACGCCCAGGCGCTGGTCGATGCGACGCCGGGTCTCGGGCGCAAACGTCAGCGCATCGTGCCCAAGGGCGAACTGCCCTCGCCGCTCAACCCGCCAGCGGGCTGCGTGTTTTCCACCCGCTGCCCGCATGTGACCGATCTCTGCCGCACGCAGCGGCCGGCCCTGCGCCCGATCGACGGCCGCCTCGTCGCCTGCCATTACGCCGAGCGCTTTCTGGAGACGCAAGGGACCTGA
- a CDS encoding ABC transporter ATP-binding protein, whose translation MLDPAPATPQTSQPLLQTVGLTKRYGDFLANDRIDIEIFPSEIHALLGENGAGKSTLVKTIYGLVQPSAGQLLWQGAPVRLSGPAEARSLGIGMVFQHFSLFDNLTVAENVALGLDGKEPFKAISARLADVARDYGLPLDPKREVWQLSVGERQRIEIVRALMQNPKFLILDEPTAVLTPQEADQLFVVLERLKAEGRAILYISHKLDEVKRLCDTATILRGGRKVATTNPKLETAASLARMMVGTEIKEVKPPAERRTTVPRLVVNDLNLAPSELHGVSLRNISFELKGGEILGIAGVAGNGQDELFAALSGERLVKEPGTIIIDGLACGHLSITQRRKIGAAFVPEERLGHGTAPRMRLSENALLTGHAASDMVRHGFINAAATLRTVDRTTETFDVRKAKRDPEAASLSGGNLQKFVVGREILRGPAVLVVNQPTWGVDAGAAAIIRRALIDLASAGAAVLVTSQDLDELIEIADRIAVMFHGHLSEALPRAEATREKLGLLMGGAALDQKEAAHAVGA comes from the coding sequence ATGCTTGACCCCGCGCCGGCTACTCCTCAGACCTCGCAACCGCTGCTGCAGACGGTCGGACTGACCAAGCGCTACGGCGACTTCCTCGCCAATGACCGTATCGACATCGAGATCTTCCCGAGCGAGATCCACGCGCTGCTAGGCGAGAACGGCGCGGGCAAGTCGACCCTGGTCAAGACCATCTACGGACTGGTGCAGCCGAGTGCGGGGCAACTGCTCTGGCAAGGCGCGCCGGTCAGGCTCTCCGGGCCGGCCGAGGCGCGCTCGCTCGGCATTGGTATGGTGTTCCAGCACTTCTCGCTGTTCGACAACCTCACGGTCGCCGAGAACGTGGCGTTGGGGCTCGACGGCAAGGAGCCGTTCAAGGCGATCTCGGCGCGGCTCGCCGACGTCGCCCGCGACTACGGCCTGCCGCTCGATCCCAAGCGCGAGGTCTGGCAATTGTCGGTCGGTGAGCGGCAGCGCATCGAGATCGTGCGCGCGCTGATGCAGAACCCGAAATTCCTGATCCTGGATGAGCCCACCGCCGTGCTGACGCCGCAGGAGGCGGATCAGTTGTTCGTAGTGCTGGAGCGGCTGAAGGCCGAAGGCCGGGCCATCCTCTACATCAGCCACAAGCTCGACGAGGTGAAGCGGCTCTGCGACACCGCCACCATCCTGCGCGGCGGCAGGAAGGTCGCGACCACAAATCCGAAGCTGGAGACCGCGGCGTCGCTCGCCCGCATGATGGTCGGCACCGAGATCAAGGAGGTGAAGCCTCCGGCCGAACGCAGGACCACCGTGCCGCGCCTCGTCGTCAATGATCTGAACCTCGCGCCGAGCGAACTGCACGGCGTCAGTCTGCGTAACATCTCCTTCGAGCTGAAGGGCGGCGAGATCCTCGGCATCGCCGGCGTCGCCGGCAACGGGCAGGACGAGCTGTTCGCCGCGCTCTCCGGCGAGCGCCTGGTCAAGGAGCCCGGCACGATCATCATCGACGGCCTCGCCTGCGGTCATCTCTCGATCACCCAGCGGCGCAAGATAGGCGCGGCCTTCGTGCCGGAGGAGCGGCTCGGACACGGCACCGCGCCTCGGATGAGATTGTCGGAGAACGCCTTGCTGACCGGCCACGCCGCGAGCGACATGGTCCGCCACGGATTCATCAACGCCGCAGCGACCCTGCGCACCGTCGATCGCACCACCGAGACCTTCGACGTCCGCAAGGCCAAGCGCGATCCGGAAGCCGCCAGCCTGTCCGGCGGCAATCTGCAGAAGTTCGTCGTCGGCCGCGAGATCCTGCGCGGGCCGGCGGTACTCGTCGTCAACCAGCCGACCTGGGGCGTCGATGCCGGTGCGGCTGCGATCATCCGCCGGGCGCTCATCGATCTCGCCAGTGCCGGCGCCGCCGTGCTCGTCACCAGCCAGGATCTCGACGAGCTCATCGAAATCGCCGATCGCATCGCGGTGATGTTCCATGGCCATCTCTCCGAGGCGCTGCCGCGCGCGGAGGCCACCCGCGAAAAGCTCGGGCTGCTGATGGGCGGCGCCGCCCTCGACCAGAAGGAGGCCGCGCATGCAGTTGGTGCTTGA